One part of the Cyprinus carpio isolate SPL01 chromosome A25, ASM1834038v1, whole genome shotgun sequence genome encodes these proteins:
- the LOC109059824 gene encoding leucine-rich repeat and immunoglobulin-like domain-containing nogo receptor-interacting protein 1 has protein sequence MVAGEVSGHSFLVACWQPILILMLGTVLSGSATGCPSRCECNAQERSVLCHRKKLMSVPEGIPSETRLLDLSKNRIKTINPDEFSTFPQLEELELSENTISTIEPGAFNNLYSLQTLGLRSNKLKLIQLGVFTGLSNLTTLDISENKIVILLDYMFQDLYSLRSLEVGDNDLVFISHRAFHGLSSLEQLTLEKCNLTSVPTEAFTHLHSLVTLRLRNLNINSIRDYSFKRLYRLKVLEIANWPYLDTMTTNCLYGLNLTSLTITNANLTSIPYLALRHLVYLRFLNMSYNPIQMIEGNRLHDLLRLQEFHLVGGRLMMIEPYSFRGLNYLKILNVSSNSLTTLEESVFHSVGNLETLALYDNPLACDCRLLWVFRRRWRLNFNRQQPTCSSPEFLQGKEFKDFPDVLQPNYFTCRKSRIRDRKPQQKFVDEGTTVHFVCQADGDPTPVIMWLSPQKQFITTRTIGRLTVFPDGTLEVRYAQIQDNGTYVCIASNAGGNDTALAHLHVHSYSPDWPNQPNKTLAFISNQPNDNGANGTRGTVPFPFDIKTLIIATTMGFISFLGVVLFCLVLLFLWSRGKGNSKHNIEIEYVPRKSDAGMSSSGNDGPRKFNMKMI, from the coding sequence ATGGTAGCAGGGGAAGTGAGTGGGCACAGCTTCCTGGTGGCATGCTGGCAGCCCATTCTAATTTTAATGCTTGGCACAGTGCTGTCTGGCTCTGCCACAGGCTGCCCATCGCGTTGCGAGTGCAATGCTCAGGAGCGCTCGGTCTTGTGCCACAGGAAGAAGCTGATGTCCGTTCCAGAGGGAATCCCATCGGAAACACGACTCTTGGACCTCAGCAAGAATCGAATCAAAACCATCAATCCAGATGAGTTCTCCACCTTCCCACAGCTGGAAGAGCTGGAGCTGAGTGAAAACACAATCTCAACCATCGAGCCCGGGGCTTTTAACAACCTCTACAGCCTGCAGACTCTGGGACTCCGCAGCAACAAGCTGAAGCTCATCCAGCTGGGAGTGTTCACGGGCCTCAGTAACCTAACAACGCTGGACATCAGTGAAAATAAGATCGTAATTCTGCTGGACTACATGTTCCAGGACCTCTACAGCCTGCGCTCTCTGGAGGTTGGGGATAATGACCTTGTCTTCATATCCCACAGGGCATTTCACGGCCTCAGCAGCCTGGAGCAGCTCACGCTAGAAAAGTGCAACTTGACCTCTGTCCCAACAGAGGCCTTCACACACCTGCACAGTTTGGTCACGCTGCGCTTACGAAACCTCAACATCAACAGCATCAGAGACTACAGCTTCAAGCGGCTCTATCGTCTCAAAGTGTTGGAGATCGCCAACTGGCCCTACCTGGATACCATGACCACTAACTGCTTATACGGACTGAATCTTACCTCCCTAACGATCACTAATGCAAACTTGACATCGATTCCATATTTGGCCTTGCGGCACCTGGTTTATCTTCGTTTCCTCAACATGTCCTACAATCCCATTCAGATGATCGAGGGCAACCGGCTCCACGACCTGCTCAGACTGCAGGAGTTTCACCTGGTAGGTGGTCGACTGATGATGATTGAACCCTATTCCTTTAGAGGACTGAACTACCTGAAAATCCTCAATGTGTCCAGCAACTCCCTTACCACCCTGGAGGAGTCTGTGTTCCATTCGGTGGGGAACCTGGAGACCCTTGCGTTGTACGACAACCCACTCGCTTGTGATTGCCGTCTGCTTTGGGTTTTCCGACGCCGCTGGAGGCTCAACTTCAACCGCCAGCAGCCGACTTGCTCCTCACCTGAGTTTCTTCAGGGAAAAGAGTTCAAGGACTTCCCTGATGTGCTGCAGCCCAATTACTTCACATGTCGCAAATCCAGGATCCGAGACAGGAAACCGCAGCAGAAGTTCGTTGATGAAGGCACCACCGTCCACTTTGTCTGCCAAGCAGATGGAGACCCGACACCTGTCATCATGTGGCTTTCTCCACAAAAACAATTTATCACTACAAGAACGATAGGACGGCTCACTGTTTTCCCGGATGGCACCTTGGAGGTGCGCTATGCTCAGATTCAGGACAATGGGACGTATGTGTGCATTGCTAGCAACGCAGGTGGAAACGACACCGCTTTGGCTCACCTACATGTCCACAGTTACTCGCCAGACTGGCCCAACCAACCCAACAAAACCTTGGCGTTTATCTCCAACCAACCCAACGACAACGGAGCCAATGGAACAAGAGGAACAGTCCCGTTCCCTTTTGATATAAAGACGCTAATCATTGCCACCACCATGGGCTTCATCTCCTTTTTGGGTGTGGTTCTGTTCTGTCTTGTTCTGCTCTTTCTTTGGAGCAGAGGCAAAGGCAACAGCAAACACAACATTGAGATAGAGTACGTCCCGCGCAAATCAGATGCTGGGATGAGCAGCAGCGGCAACGATGGCCCTCGGAAATTTAACATGAAAATGATATAA